Part of the Rhinoderma darwinii isolate aRhiDar2 chromosome 2, aRhiDar2.hap1, whole genome shotgun sequence genome, attttggccgtggtctataccatgTGTgacaaatactagcctaaactgacgcatttgctaaaaaagtgctgattttattttggtccatcttattcaagaaactttcagaagaaaactggacttgctaaaaatatgataaaccccttgaaggaaaccttgtggggtctacttgtgtgaatgaagtcatttatggggtgtttctaatgtttcagcagcattaggccccccagaaaacagtatgcggctctaaaatcaaatgcaaaattcctggaccgaaaaggccaaaaagcctccttttatgccaagccctggcacatgcccgcacagcgaataaggcacacatatttggtatccccatgcacgggagaagtggaagaacgtgaaaggagatgaattttggccgtggtctataccgtgtgtgaaaaatactagcctaaactgacgcatttgctaaaaaagtgctgattttattttgttccatcttattcaagaaactttcagaagaaaactggacttgctaaaaatatgataaaccccttgaaggaaaccttgtggggtctacttgtgtgaatgaagtcatttatggggtgtttctaatgtttcagcagcattaagacccccagaaaacagtatacggctataaaatcaaatgcaaaattcctggaccgaaaaggccaaaaagcctccttttatgccaagccctggtacatgcccgcacagcgaataaggcacacatatttggtatccccatgcacgggagaagtggaagaacgtgaaaggagattaattttggccgtggtccataccgtgtgtgaaaaatgctagcataaactggcgcaattgctaaattcttgcatttttttccaattttgcccactttagagaaaaaaataaaaatgatatatactgacaaatgccactaaaacaaagccctatctgtcctttaaaaagagtgtaaaattcaaagatgaactttattcacctgcagagttatagtcatctaaagaagcgcatagcaaaattgtgaaatttgctctggtcatttagctgtaaaacagcctagtccttaaccggttaacaaACACCTtagctggttgccgacacaggacgagaatgctcgttctGAGTggcgagtacttcgcgcattaggacgagcattctcgtcctgtgtgacagctgtcTGTGCGTGCGATcgagagtggggcaatggctgtaatacacagccacggcccgctctgacagtggagaggagagaaacatcttctctccgccgttaaccccttgaatgccgtgatcaaagTGATCgcagcgttcaaggagaggggcctgcactttgatcgcatcacagaaaataactgtgacgcgatcaaagcccacaactcgtatggccagacagcccagggtccattgaaggaccccagggctgtctgaacttatttcctgttgttagggcatactgaggtatgccctaacaactgcctgtgtacaatcagtgcacgggctaatgtactgacatatagatctatgccaatacattacagttacaaaatcaaaatgataaatccatttatgggattaaaaaaaaaaaacattaaatgaatgtaaaaaaaaatataataaataaaaaaaacacagaaacatttttttttttataataaaacttcccaaaacatgaaatagacaTATTTgctattgccacgaccgtaacaacctgtacaacaactgtataacattatttatgatgatcggtgtatggtgtaaaaaaaaaaaataattaaaactgctgcggaactgcttttttttctgcatgttcaccaaaataaaaatgtatagaaattaaacgataatgtatttgtaccaaaaattggtacctacataaagtacaactcatcccgcaaaaaaacaaagtctcatacaactacgtcatacaaaaaataaggagttatgagcgtcgggatgcaaagagggatatgtaaaaaaattgttctgtcctcaaggccaaaattgcccgtgtccttaaggggttaaagacctccCAAAATTATAGAATTAAACAATCTGGGGCCTTGtcttggggaaaaaaacaaaaacaaactaaaCAAAAATGACAGGGGGAGATGAGAACCCCAAACAATCACAGCCAGCAGAGTGTGATCGGTGATTGAGTGTTGTAGTTAAAAGGCCAACTTTGAGAGGCAGTATGGTGTGGAATagtttaaatggtaactaaacatttgacaaacttctgacacaccAGAAGCTTTGATTGGTGAGGGGCCGAGCACTGagggcccccaccaatcgctaaaacaaagcagcagaagcgctcagctgcttcgtttgttcagctttttccagaaagacAATGTGTCAAGAGTACGGGCTCCTAGACAGTCCGTACCACGATACAtggatttctggaaaacaccacagaaatgaagcggctgagcgcttcgttttagggattggtgggggtctgggctcagacccccaccaatcaacttctgacatcagaaGATTGTCAATTGTTTAGTTGCCATTTAATGAGAAATTGAGTCATGgaatgaaggggaaaaaaaaaagcaaacggaTGCTCTTGTAATCAGGTGAGAAACCTCCATGCATCCTCCAACCTAAGGTCCTCCGTGAACACACAAGGGGGAGAGAAGGTGGCAGACACTGAGGAGGCAGTAGACATACAAAGCAATTATGCCTTGTGGTGGTAAAGTCCCcagttttcattggcaccattttaagTTTCAATTTAATTTATATTTCTCAATGATAAtccccacacagcataaacaTGACATGTTAAAATAAATTACGTGCAGAATAAAGTTCACTTTAGTTCCAGTAGGAGACGGACTTTCGATCTGCCAATTGCTTCTATACTACattgcagtgtatgggtatattcaccAAGCAGGTCCCATTCATGTAAATAGGATTGTTTCTGCACAGCATGTGCCTAGATCCCCGCAAGCTACATTCAGATGAATTCCCTGATATTTCTGGAACATGTGAATGTACCGCTACACTGACAATCAGCCCATTAGACACAACATATTAGTCCTTGCACCTTAAGCCCAATAGTCATACAGACCTCAAATCTAGAGGCCTGTTCAGCTCCTACCGTCATGGCAAACATTAGCACCTAGTAATTGTTGCTGATATGGAGACAGAGGACGCCGCCTGCAGATGTCAAACACATAGCATTTGTAACATCTAAGGGGTTTaacagccaggatcagagttgTCTGATCAGTTGCAGAGCGATGTAAGCCGTATATTACAAAACTAGGGGTATGCTCCACTTATAGGCCCCATgcttacacgaacgtgcttttgcagtcgcaattcccctgaaatccacaggagaattgcagctccattcattcctatgggcacatgcacatggcttccacggtccatgcatggcccagaagcctggacatgtcttattacggcagtGTTCTGCAGTCCAGCCTCATAGGAAATCATGCACGCAGCCAAGTGCATGGCCTGTGATTTGTGGGCAGCTCGCGGGTGTCACACCACAGCCGGCCGGCTAACCCGAAAATCATGTTTGTGCACGAGGCCATACTTTGATTTACCTTGAGAATACATAAAATTAGCTTGTGTAATTGGGAACAGTAACACTGCAaatagcataagggtatgttcacacggcctattttctgtcCGTAAACTGGCTGAAAATACAGGAGCTGAACGCCTGCATACCTCCGCCCATTGAGGAAAAACTGCACTCTGTTCAGACAGGCAGTTTTTAAAAAcaggtgcgtaaaaaaaaaaagcccgcaaaaaagtgcatgtcacttcgagCAGTTtggttgactatagaaaaactgccGTCATCAACTGCCCTAAAAATAAGTgtttagaaaaaacaaacaaaaaaaaaaaaaacctgaaaatcaggagcggttttctcttgaaaacagctccgtattttcagacttttttggtaagagtgtgaacatacccttaggatttcCCTGAAGTCCGGTGGGTCTTGCAAGACACATTTGTTAAAAAGCTACATTTCTCATTTAGACATCCAGGACCAATAATGTTTGTCTACTCATTTCATGCCTGACGTGTAGCCAAGTATTATTTAATTGGGCTACGAAATAAAACGCTTTGGTTCCTCATCAAATGTACCCAGATGTTGACAATATAACACCCCCAGAATGCCATGTGTTTCTATTGCCATAGATGGGCACACAGGGGCTCCCTATTGCTGTGCCCCTAAGCTGCTGTAAGAAAGTTTacatttaggcgggattcacacgaccgggtcccacccgagcccgagtgtcggccggtaaaatcggccattttgcatccgttccgggcagatctggacagtgacatcagcgccaactcctgaaggggaatcccatgtgtttggggattccgcttcaggggtttcccctgatgtcactgcccagatatggacagagacatcaagcgctctgtccaggagcggaatccccaaaaacacagggattccgctccttcaaggagctaaaatggagccagcacatagcagagcgataCCTCCCCGCtgtgtcgctacagtagtagccgcAGCTAGCggtgccatggaaggtgtcgccaggCCAGGgcacttttaacaagcaggggaagggagccagcgcagcgctctcttccacctgctgtacaccctggccctgccagtgtacagcgtacagcgtagccattcgccCGAaatgcatcaactcctcctcctctcatgcactctgcactgtgaggagatagagcgcaagccacggaaaactctgccatcactcgggacacattccggtgatggccgtgtattacccggccctatagacctctatgggagctgggtggccgggtacccggccgaaaatagagcatgtcctattttttgacgtccGGTTTTCccgaccgttaaaaaaaaaatctgtcgtgtgaatagccccattagggctctattattcctaatgcagccaggtgccggccgatttatgaacagccggcacccggacgggaaaccctgtcgtgtgaatgaggcctaagccttTCATCTTTAACCCCATTCACGACTGCCACAGTATATACATTCCAATGGCCGATGGTACGTATATAAACATAGGCCGCCTGGAACAGGGTTTAACCCATTAATTACCGCCGATAGGagctcattagtgggctttattctgatgaaatattcgctgccagaggtagctgagggcatccctgcttgaacgtgtgagatcgatattagtatcgttctcactcgtttaacccctcagatgcagtgctcaatagctagctctgcatctaagtggttttggagagagggagctccctctaatcccaccgacacccggacaTAAGAtcgcagtgtctgtgtctccgatggcagccggggggcttaataaaggcccttaaggtctgcctggagtaaatgcctgctaggtcacgcCTCtgacatggcctagcagatgcctgtccattttacacggacaggcataatatactgcaatacaaaagaattgcagtgtaatatgcgatcatccgatcgcttttatagtgAGAAATTTATTCAAATTTGGAGACAATGATGCAAaactgccatgaaaaactgaGTTGATCTGTTAACCTGTCTCCTTCACtcacctcacagcgatccaggctgaCGGAGAAGACGAATTGTTAGAGcttctacatacatatatatatatatatataaatgtgacatttttagtgatttgtctgctcataaaagTTAACATTGAATTAAATCTAGAGAAAGAATGCctcaagtcttgtaaaaaaatttttaaaaaagtagTTGAGATCTTCAAAGCGGATGCAAAGGTTTTATTTGTTAAAGAGGTGCATATCTGGAATGGAAAAGTTGACCTGGAcagaggggcatcaatgacccttggtcatgatagGGTTAAAGACTCACATCTATCTAGAAGGCAAACAGCACATAAGACTACTACCTACCTATTATGTATCTAGTATTTTCTTatgatatatttattttacagagGGCCAAAGTCCTAAAATAAATGAATTGCTttctcagaataaaaaaaaaaaaaaaaaactcagaagGCAAGGAAAAACAGACACTTGTAAACTCAGCAAACAGTCTGAAATTTATTTCCAATTTTAATTAACAGGCATTGCAAATCAGGCAGGACAAACATGATAAAAGGCCACTTTGCCAAACCCCAGAATTCATGTCACTATAAAAATCATCAACattaatcagaaaaaaaaaaaaaagtggatgcTTCACATTTCAGAAGGATGGAGACAACTTCAGACAGGACCCATTGTCAAGGTTACTGCTGTGAAACCACAGACCATGAGCACTGAGGACTTCAATTCTTTAGCTGCCTATCTTAATATTGGACAGTTGAAACATCATGTCAAAGTCATGGAGGGAATAGAAGCAGAGAGTGAGGTTTAAAGCAGCTAATAAAAACAAGCAAAGGCTAAACTGCCACTCCACTCCCATTAAATAAAAGCAATCCAATAAAAGCGTCATGTGCCAACGTAGCTTAAAATAATGAGTAAAACAAAGTTCTGCATTGTTATAAAACTTGATAAAAAATAGTATTTCAAACTGTACAGTCACCAGAAGTACACAGTTATCAAAATTCACACAGCTCACTTGGCATCTCCAGAAGCTTCAGCTTTCTGTGAACGGAAAGGGGGAAAATAAAGAAGTTAATTTTTATACAACTGAGAAAGTCAACAAGAAAGTTTAGAAGTACAAACCTGATCTGACTTTGCCTCTCCATTTTCTGAAGCATTGCTGGCATCTTTTCCAGAATCTGCTTTTCCTTTCTTGCCTTTGGGAGCTTTTTCAGCCTTCTACAAATTGAGAATGGCATCAATGTTAGGAATATTTTGCTCTCCCAGTCTAAAAGTACTTCTAAATAAACAGATAGTGGTACAGCAGAACGCCAGACCACTATATTAGGAAACTGTAGCTAAATAGTGACGTTTTACCTTAAAGCAGTTATAGGAAGGGTTTCTACAACCACCTTTTGGGAAAGAATTAGCACAGCACATGGCAAGGTAAAAGTGTAATTTAATGATTATGACCGCCAGAAGTTGAAAAATAACGCCAGGAGACACAGCTTGGAAGTGAACAAGTTGCCTGATACATGCTCCCTAAATAGTTTTGCTGTCATTGTGTCTTGTTAACTCCAGAAGAGCACTTACCATTTGAACTTTTCTGTCCTAATGCACATAAAATCTGTGGTGCACCAGTCACAGTAGTGTAGAAAGTGGTAAAAAACTAAGTACGGTGTTGCTAGATAACCACAAATTAATTTCAAGTTACTGTTGTGGTCGGGTCAAGTGGTGAAAAATGTAACAGCCAATAGAAAACATTTGACATTAAAGTGAATTGGATGTATGAAAAAACACCACACTAGTTTATATATATTCTATTAATTCATTTCAATTAGTGACCACACACAGTGACATTCCTACCAAGATAGGTCACTACTTGATGGCATGAGAAAAACCCTTACAAGCCTAAAATCTGGGTAACTGTGGCTTCCTGACTAGGGGTTTATGATTTAATTTTTATgttataagagaaaaaaaaaaagtattctgcTATAGTACTTTGCTTTCACTGCCGTTCCACAAACTTATGACAAATACACGTTCGATGCGAGAGAAGTTGTCAACTTACCTTTGGAGGAGCTGCCTTTTTGGGTTTTGGCTCTGCCTTAGAGGGAGCAGGTTtctgaaaataatattttttagtgTGAGGAGTGTACGCTAAAGTAAAACTGCAGTTTTATTGTTTACAAAAAACAACCATAAGACATACTTACAGCAGATAAACGGGCAGATCTCCTCTGTGgctaaacaaaaacaaataaatcagTCATTAAATTAAAGTATGAGGATTAGACACCTTtccaaaaaatattgaataaaactAAAAGTTAAAACGTTTAGAATAATATGTAGAAGTGTATCTAGATTGTCATTCAGTATACAATAACCACACTACATCTCACCTCATCTTTTACTTTACTCTTCTCCACTTTGGAATCTCCATCAGCCTGAAAGATGCAATACAGAAACTAGGTGAGAAATTATGATATTTTCAGTATTTTACATTATAAATTTGTACCCACACATTGCAATCAATCCAGACCAAATTTCAGTCTGttgatggctctggtcacagtatagcagccatgctgctcctattcaaatgaataaaagcagagctgcagtaacccagcacggccactatacagcAACTGGAGCCCTCTGCTTCCAGCACCGATTACTGCATAGCTTCCAGAGCCTGGAGGcatctgatcggtgcggggtccaggtgttggacccccactgatcatataacaATGACCTATTATTATCCTGTGCAGTATGAAAAACCATTCCCTGCCCGGAAAACCCTTTGAgtgtttttctaggacattaataatgtggctgtgcctggtactgcagcacagtcccattcaagttaatgggactgagctgcagtaccaggcacagccactaataTACAGAGCTGTGCCCTGTAAGCAATAAGACTATATAGCACTCAATAGTGCTGCAGACTCTGCAATCGGCTAGTAGGTGGGGATTGGTCGTCAATAGTCTCGGAAAAATACCTTTTAAATGTGCCTATACACGTAAAGATTTCTGTCCAATTAGATCAATCTAAATTGGTGTAAATGGCCCATTGATTTGATTGAAACTGGTCTCATTAGCCCAAAAAATTAATCGGACGTTCCTAAAAATTTGTCTGACAATCACGAATATATATCCGTTTGATCGGTCAGAAATCTGTGTTTGCTCAGTTTATGCCCCTTTCACATCACATTTGTGCCCTACATTTAACATGTAGATCAGGAAAGTTCCCGATGTACACAAAAAatatgtccatagggctccattaactGGACAGGCTAAAAACGTGTCCTCTTGATCTGTCTGGCTGGTAtgtctgtatattttttttaagggaaGAACATCGTAGTAAACCACACTATGCTAGTGTATGGCATGTGCCAcaggtatatgttaaacataCGTCAGGAAGTACAATGTCAGAGTCCTCTGGCAGTCCATCTGAAGCGCTGACTGGTAATGCTGACTGGTAACTCCG contains:
- the HMGN2 gene encoding non-histone chromosomal protein HMG-17, which codes for MPKRKADGDSKVEKSKVKDEPQRRSARLSAKPAPSKAEPKPKKAAPPKKAEKAPKGKKGKADSGKDASNASENGEAKSDQKAEASGDAK